In one Corynebacterium bovis DSM 20582 = CIP 54.80 genomic region, the following are encoded:
- the efeO gene encoding iron uptake system protein EfeO — protein sequence MTSTVHRSRALLALPVLAAVPLALVACADKEPAGGSGSFTVAASDDACTVSGSSGTTGNNTFEVTNSGSKVTEFYVYTQGGRVMGEVENIGPGATRKLVVELPEAATYRTVCKPGMIGDGIGSDFTVTGDRVSAADSDDTKAAAVKNYLTYVRTQTSTLDAQVGDFVAAIDAGDVAKAKSLYGPTRTAYERIEPIAEAFPDDLDPRIDAREADLEDGQTWTGFHTIEKQLWVDGAITDRTKADAAQLQKDVKELVDGVSASDFTVSPALIASGAQGLLDEIATSKITGEEDTFSHTDLWDFQANIDGSKAAIASLEEVLDARDPQLLKDINSRFADVQKMLDGYRSGDGFVSYDTVTEPQRKELSTALDALSERVTKVQDVVAQ from the coding sequence ATGACATCCACCGTCCACCGTTCCCGTGCCCTCCTCGCCCTGCCCGTCCTCGCGGCCGTCCCGCTCGCCCTCGTCGCGTGCGCCGACAAGGAACCCGCCGGCGGCAGCGGGTCCTTCACCGTCGCGGCGTCGGACGACGCCTGCACGGTCAGCGGCTCGTCGGGCACGACGGGCAACAACACCTTCGAGGTCACGAACTCCGGGTCGAAGGTCACCGAGTTCTACGTCTACACGCAGGGCGGACGCGTCATGGGCGAGGTCGAGAACATCGGCCCGGGCGCGACCCGCAAGCTCGTCGTCGAGCTGCCCGAGGCCGCGACGTACCGCACCGTGTGCAAGCCCGGCATGATCGGCGACGGCATCGGCAGCGACTTCACCGTCACCGGCGACCGGGTCAGCGCGGCCGACTCCGACGACACGAAGGCCGCCGCCGTGAAGAACTACCTCACCTACGTCCGCACGCAGACGTCGACGCTCGACGCCCAGGTCGGCGACTTCGTCGCGGCGATCGACGCCGGCGACGTCGCGAAGGCGAAGTCCCTCTACGGTCCGACGCGTACCGCCTACGAGCGCATCGAGCCGATCGCCGAGGCCTTCCCCGACGACCTCGACCCCCGCATCGACGCGCGCGAGGCCGACCTCGAGGACGGCCAGACGTGGACCGGCTTCCACACGATCGAGAAGCAGCTCTGGGTCGACGGCGCGATCACCGACCGCACGAAGGCGGACGCCGCCCAGCTGCAGAAGGACGTCAAGGAGCTCGTCGACGGCGTCTCCGCGTCCGACTTCACGGTCTCCCCCGCCCTCATCGCCTCCGGCGCGCAGGGGCTCCTCGACGAGATCGCCACGAGCAAGATCACCGGCGAGGAGGACACGTTCTCCCACACCGACCTGTGGGACTTCCAGGCGAACATCGACGGCTCGAAGGCCGCGATCGCCAGCCTCGAGGAGGTTCTCGACGCCCGCGACCCGCAGCTGCTCAAGGACATCAACAGCCGTTTCGCGGACGTGCAGAAGATGCTCGACGGCTACCGCTCGGGCGACGGCTTCGTCAGCTACGACACGGTCACCGAGCCGCAGCGCAAGGAGCTCAGCACGGCCCTCGACGCACTGAGTGAGCGGGTGACGAAGGTCCAGGACGTCGTGGCCCAGTAA
- the efeU gene encoding iron uptake transporter permease EfeU, with product MFYANALIGVREGLEATMVVIILAAYLTKTRQRRSLPWLWSGIIAALAVTVAVFLLIHYGTKTLTTTGQEIIGGVASLVTVALVSWMLLWMKGTGASIARELEGRLGDAVAVGPLAVALVAFIAVAREGIETALLVFDSFTSSFGVPFAGLATGVVISVIIGVLMYAGAIRVNLGLFFRVTGLLLIVVAAGILRYGVTDLQEANILPGLQSHAFDLSAVIRPGTWYATILEGMFNIIPQPTVLAFIAWLAYLVVALPLFLRPARTGSSSTPSPDRPAAAGTVTAQA from the coding sequence GTGTTCTACGCGAACGCCCTCATCGGCGTGCGGGAGGGCTTGGAGGCGACCATGGTCGTCATCATCCTCGCCGCCTACCTCACCAAGACCCGGCAACGCCGGTCACTGCCGTGGCTGTGGTCCGGCATCATCGCCGCCCTCGCCGTCACCGTCGCGGTGTTCCTCCTCATCCACTACGGGACGAAGACGCTCACCACGACCGGCCAGGAGATCATCGGCGGGGTGGCGTCACTCGTCACCGTCGCCCTCGTCTCGTGGATGCTGCTGTGGATGAAGGGCACCGGGGCGTCGATCGCCCGGGAGCTCGAGGGCCGGCTCGGCGACGCGGTCGCCGTCGGCCCGCTGGCCGTCGCCCTCGTCGCGTTCATCGCCGTCGCCCGCGAGGGCATCGAGACCGCCCTGCTGGTCTTCGACTCGTTCACCAGCTCCTTCGGCGTCCCCTTCGCGGGGCTCGCCACGGGTGTGGTCATCTCGGTCATCATCGGCGTGCTCATGTACGCCGGGGCGATCCGGGTCAACCTCGGACTGTTCTTCCGCGTGACCGGCCTCCTGCTCATCGTCGTCGCCGCCGGCATCCTCCGCTACGGCGTGACGGACCTGCAGGAGGCGAACATCCTTCCCGGGCTGCAGAGCCACGCCTTCGACCTCTCCGCGGTCATCCGGCCGGGCACGTGGTACGCGACGATCCTCGAGGGGATGTTCAACATCATCCCGCAGCCGACGGTCCTCGCGTTCATCGCCTGGCTCGCCTACCTCGTCGTCGCGTTGCCGCTGTTCCTGCGTCCGGCGCGGACGGGGTCGTCGTCGACCCCCTCCCCCGACCGGCCCGCCGCGGCCGGCACCGTGACCGCGCAGGCCTGA
- a CDS encoding 3-isopropylmalate dehydrogenase encodes MKLAVIPGDGIGTEVTAEALKVLEAVTATGEGAGETVSTTEFDLGARRYLRTGELLTDDDLASLREHDAILLGAVGDPRQVPAGVLERGLLLPLRFRLDHAVNLRPARLLPGSTGPLREDVTAGGVDFVVVREGTEGLYCGNGGTLREGTVHEVASEVSQNTWFGVERVVRDAFARAAARRGVLTLVHKTNVLVNAGGLWQRVVDAVAPEFPSVTVDYLHIDAATIHMVTDPGRFDVIVTDNLFGDIITDLAGAVTGGIGLAASGNIDPSGANPSMFEPVHGSAPDIAGTGTADPCAAILSVALLLRHLGRGDDAARVEKAVLAEAAGRGDAPVRTAEVGDRVAAAVSAG; translated from the coding sequence ATGAAACTCGCCGTGATTCCGGGGGACGGCATCGGGACCGAGGTCACCGCCGAGGCGCTCAAGGTGCTCGAGGCGGTCACCGCGACCGGGGAGGGGGCCGGCGAGACGGTCTCGACGACGGAGTTCGACCTCGGCGCGCGGCGCTACCTGCGCACCGGGGAGCTGCTCACCGACGACGACCTCGCCTCCCTGCGGGAGCACGACGCGATCCTCCTCGGCGCCGTCGGCGACCCCCGCCAGGTGCCGGCCGGCGTGCTCGAACGGGGCCTCCTCCTGCCCCTGCGGTTCCGGCTCGACCACGCGGTGAACCTCCGTCCCGCCCGTCTCCTGCCGGGGTCGACCGGCCCGCTCCGGGAGGACGTCACCGCCGGCGGCGTGGACTTCGTCGTCGTCCGGGAGGGGACCGAGGGGCTCTACTGCGGCAACGGGGGGACCCTCCGCGAGGGGACCGTGCACGAGGTCGCCAGTGAGGTCAGCCAGAACACGTGGTTCGGCGTCGAACGGGTCGTCCGCGACGCCTTCGCGCGCGCCGCCGCCCGGCGGGGCGTCCTCACCCTCGTACACAAGACGAACGTGCTGGTCAACGCCGGTGGCCTGTGGCAGCGGGTCGTCGACGCCGTGGCCCCGGAGTTCCCGTCCGTCACCGTCGACTACCTCCACATCGACGCCGCGACGATCCACATGGTCACCGACCCGGGCCGGTTCGACGTCATCGTCACGGACAACCTCTTCGGTGACATCATCACCGACCTCGCCGGGGCCGTGACCGGGGGGATCGGTCTCGCGGCGTCGGGCAACATCGATCCGTCGGGGGCGAACCCGTCGATGTTCGAGCCCGTCCACGGGTCCGCCCCGGACATCGCCGGGACGGGGACGGCCGACCCGTGCGCCGCGATCCTGTCCGTCGCGCTGCTGCTGCGTCACCTCGGCCGCGGGGACGACGCCGCGCGGGTGGAGAAGGCCGTGCTCGCCGAGGCGGCCGGGAGGGGCGACGCGCCGGTCCGGACGGCGGAGGTCGGCGACCGGGTCGCGGCCGCGGTCAGCGCGGGCTGA